TGGCTAAAAGACCCCAAATCCTAGCGTGTCATtattcacaagggtctcaaatggaccccgagcagtgctcacactagggaggtcagtagtaagagtcttagtggccttggctttcagccggcctaGAATGATAGGTTCAGAATATCACAGGTAACAAATGAGAGGGAGTGGACAGTGGTAAAGGGACAGAAGTTGAGGAAATGCACTTATAGGTTAGAAAGCAGACATAGCAAAGTTGAGAACACAGAACAGTTAATCAAAAGTCAAGAAGATTTAGAAGCAGATGCAACACTTAGCAAAAATAACACATTGGCAGAAAGCACATTGGGAGTTAGAGGAGAATCAAGTTCCCTGAGATTACAAGATCAACCAGATTATCATACTAAGTTGCATATTATCAAACAACTCTAAGTGGGGTACTAACTtaaaaggtttaaagcttaaagATCTAAATTATGCTAAGGattcatcacaatataagacAGCCCTGTTAACTTATATCATGAAGCAGAAAAGTATCTAACATGGTATGGAAACACAAACTAAGATAACCATTCTAAAGTTTTCAAACAGTTACTAAGGATATATGATTAAGCAAAATAAAGACATGCTGTGAGACACATCAACGGGGGGGAGGTGCAGATCATAGTTGATAGAAAAAGTCTTAACATAGATTAGAACACATTACATGTGCAAGTCTGTCGTTACATAGATTCAGAACAAAGTGGGAAAGCAAGCTCATGTCACATAGCAAACGTAGGCATTCAGGTATTGACATAGTAGACTAATGCACTTAAGAGGGTTCAAATTATTCAAATTAGGCATAAACATGTCTCAGAACTGGCAGCATTAGGTAAAATTAAATACTAAAGAGGTTCAAAACAAATGCAAAACTAATCAAAGTTGCATACAAAAGTAGCCCAAAACACATTAAGCCATGAATTTCAGAGGTAAGAATGTGCGAATCATAAACATATAAGAACGAAATTGCAAAGCCAAATGACTTACCATTTAAACGGACAATAAGAAAGAATAAATTCCACAATGTTTTTGAGTATCAACAAAGAACAAGAACCCATAATCTCAATACATCAAAGTTTTCAAGGGCTTCAAaggaaccccgggcagtgctcgcaccaagaaaagGTTGGAAAGTCGAATCCCGgtggctttggctttcagccggccaagaaccaAGGTGTAAAACAAGAGAACGAGAGAACAATAAAGTTATAGCTCCAATTTTTAGTGAAAATCTAGCGATTAAGTCCGTCTCAAAGGGGAATgtggaggggtttatatagtgacaaaaatcgaacaagtaaacaaggaaacactgtaaaatcaaacataaataaggaagtaaTAACATACAGAATCAATAAAAATCGGATTAGGGAAAAAAAATAGGTAAACCCTAGTTGACAAAAATCGAAAATTGGCCGGAAATCCTGGCtaatcggacccatatagccTGGTCATGATGTATATGGACTAAATACTGTCCAGATTCAAGCGATTGAAGTTGAACGGACCCAAATCTGAGAGATAGTACTTGCCAAGTTTAGGCAAGTACCAAGTGATCCATAGCCTTGCAAGTAGTACCGAGATAACACATAAAAGATAAGGAAATCATGGAAAGAATCCATGATTGAGACGGATTTGGAGAAAATTGAGAGGTCGGCTAGGGTTTTTGAGGAGAGGAGACGAGaggattcaaaggcggcgtctGGGAGGAAGATGATAGGGTTTTGGGGCGGGTTAGGTTAATTAAAATAGGGGAATGgatatgggccgttgatcatttgagatcaacgaccaggattagaGGAGAAGCGGGTGGGTCACGGAACGGGTCCCGACGGGTTATAActaaaggggtcgtttggtcttGGGCCAGGGGGTTGGGCTAAGGATACTGGGCCaattttggtccaaaaaattagtttaaatctgggctattatttaaataggcaATATTTATCGAAAGTAACTTATAAAaatgattaataaataaataagaatattatttatgcactaaaatgattaaaaataataacttagtattataaaaaatataaaatactattttgacacaaataatataaataaagagcaTTTATGTTTGAATAAGGGTTATTACTGCAAAATTGTGCAAATAGCCTTTaaaatactaatgtaattatataaaaaaaaatgaagtaaaatatttgaaACCTGTGTTATAggtgcaaataataattttaggtaactaagtcatcacaaaataatttgaaggagtaattaataattattcaagtaatttaagtacacggaaatcaatttaaaaactctaaaaattatggaaaattatagaaaatgctcgtatagatttgtaaactaaataatgatgcaaaaaaatgatattgaaagtatatatattatttgagaaaatatgagggcaaaattgggcaTCAACACTCGTCACAAAAACTTGGTTCATTTGCTTGGTTTTTGCTTGGAGGGATCTGAAAAGATTCTTGTATACGAGTACAAGAGCAATGGATCACTTGCAGATATCCTATTTAATTCTGAAACAAGACCTTCTTGGGAGCAAAGGATGAGGCTTGCACTTGACATATCAATGGGAATACTTTATTTGCATGAAGAATGCGAGACTTGCATAATTCACTGCAACATAAAGCCACACAATGTCCTTGTAGATGACTTGTGGACGGCTAAAATCTCTGATTTTGGGCTAGCAAAGTTTTTGGTTCCTAATCAAGTAGGGAACCAACTTCAGCTCAAAAAAAGAGAGTATTTGGCACCAGAGTTGCAGAATAGCGCCTTAATCTCTGACAAGGTAGATGTTTATAGCTATGGAGTGAAGCTCTTGGAGATCATATGCTGTAGAAGTAATATGGATATCAATGTCTCAACTGAGGATGAGATCTTTCTTCCTACTTGGGTACACAAATGCTTTGTCGAAAATGATCTCATGATAATCCTGATCTGCGCCCTTCTATGAGTAATTCTCATGTTAGAAGGAATTATGGACATACCATTTTTAGCATACACAAACATTGTTTAGGTTTCTTATGTCTTCTGTATATTGTAACATACTGGTGTATAATGAAGCATAAATTTTACTTTGTAATAGAATGTCAAGCATTTTATTTATGTGAACCAAAACCAGTTTGAACGTGGCGCTTTGTTGCAAAATATGTTCTTACTTCTAACCTCTTTGATCTTGGTCTTCATATTAGACCTTTGTACTTTAATTGTAAACAagggaaaggaaaacaaaagaatgaaaaattaaaatatgaaaatagaGAATTTAGAAACAATATTTTCTACTAATATGGACCAAAGGGAGTAGTTAATGTTTATTTCTTTGTAGTCCTTTTCAgcctttattttcaaagttagaATTCTTACGCATGGAAAGTTTAAAGATAGAATTAATTGTCCTTTTCTCAGGTCTTTCATCAGACTTTTCTCATGGAAGACTTTTCGATTAAAATATTTCTCTGCTTGTTTATAGTTTTCTATTGATGCTAACCCATTAAGAAAACCTAATGGTTGACTTGACCAAGTAATATTCCCAGTTTCTTCTTGGATATTTCTTGAGAAGAGATTTTCTGGCTGTCTTTATTGTTTCTATAGTTTTCTTTTTTACatatactttttctttttcttattttgtcaAGGATGGGGTTAAAACCATGCTAAGAGTTAAAACTTGTGCTGTTTTCTCTCACTTCACTACAAGAAATCAGGCTTTTAGTGGCACCAAAATTCGCTACAAAAGATCAGAATGTCGCAGCTAAAGGTTTTTAGGGCGACCACGGGTTGCAGCAAGTACTTGCGTAACTGAATGTTTCTTATGACGACTTCGGAAGGTCACCACAAAAAAAGACCGCATTAGTCGCGACGTAACCTGCCACTAAAAGTAAACAAAGACGCCACAAATAACAATTCACAAGTGGGATTTCGAGGGTCGCCACTGAAAAGAAGACTTTAGCAGCGACAAAGTCGCCACTAATACTTTAGTAGCGACATTAGATCGCCACAACAGAGAACTTAAATTTCCTGTATCTCTTTTAGAGGCGACTAAGGGTTGCCACAATACAAACTTTTCGtttaaaaaaaactaatataAAATCTATTTTACTATTAATTATCCAATATATAATAGTAGTCCATTACCAATACAAAGACAATACCACCtacatttctcaagaagagtagcATAAGAACTTTTCATAACTCAAATGTCATAATACAAAGACACCACTTCATAAATACATGTCATGGTATCTACACATGAAAACAAAAGAATCACAAGATATCTTCAAACTCCTCCTTGCCAACCATTCCCATTATAAACAACGTTGTccctgaaattgaaaaaaaaaaaaaagaatgaaagcaAGGCTTCATGTCGATAACATCATATTATGCATGAAAGGGTTTGAGAAAAATCTAGTATCATCTTGAAAGATGGCAGAAATTGAAGTGCTACATATCATGAGTGCGAGAAATTCTATTTTTTCAGTGTATTCACCATTCAATAAGAACTTTTTTACTCACTGCATGGGAAAATTGTCACTAATCTTCTCCATATGTACAAACAATTTTCAATAGATGGCCTTTTGATTTTACTTATTCTCTCTATGAATTTAAACAATTAAGTACTTAATAAGGCAGTCGATACCTTAAGTAGCTCAAACATTCTAAATATAAGCACTAACGCCTTACCTCTATGATGAATATGTCCAAAAGAGATGAGTTTTTCCAAGTGCCATTGCAAACTTACAAAAAATTCAATCACCTTGAATAACATAGAAATTGAGACTTTCTAGAGGGTGCAGAACAAAGAAAAGGGTAATGAAGTTCATAATAGCACCTAAAATGATTACAATTCAATTTTAGAGGGGTATGCTTGCTGTACAAAAAAAGTCTTTTAACAAAGTTGTCAATATATGTATCTATTCAACATCAACAAAGCAAATATACAATAAATATATGTAGTAAATTTCATAAGCAATAGAAAAAAAGTCACAGAAACTTACCACACTAGCAGTAGGATGATCAGATGAAACAGTCTTATGGCATGTAGCAACTCAAAGATTGACTTTCTTTTACTGATTAATCAAAGTTCACCTCTACTATTCTCAAATTAACACAACTCTTCATGTCTAAGCTACAATTAATAAGATCAAATTACTCAAATGATTTGCATCCGTGGAAATTCAGCTACTCTGCATCAAAAACTTATTGATGAAACCAACTAATGAATGGTTTAAAAGTAATTTACACAAAATCCTCTAAATTCATAAAAGAACGGAAAGAGACAGGAGACGTACCGATTCCCTGAGAGGCAAAACTAGAGCATAAGAGATACAGATTTCTGGGGAAGAGAGCAGGATAGCCGTGAAGAAGTGGGTACAATACCGACGATTACAGTCGTTGGTCGACGGCTATGAACTAGATCTATGAAGAAGAGGGGCCGTAGGCGCTAGG
The sequence above is drawn from the Nicotiana tabacum cultivar K326 chromosome 13, ASM71507v2, whole genome shotgun sequence genome and encodes:
- the LOC142168171 gene encoding G-type lectin S-receptor-like serine/threonine-protein kinase LECRK2; amino-acid sequence: MRAKLGINTRHKNLVHLLGFCLEGSEKILVYEYKSNGSLADILFNSETRPSWEQRMRLALDISMGILYLHEECETCIIHCNIKPHNVLVDDLWTAKISDFGLAKFLVPNQVGNQLQLKKREYLAPELQNSALISDKVDVYSYGVKLLEIICCRSNMDINVSTEDEIFLPTWDGVKTMLRVKTCAVFSHFTTRNQAFSGTKIRYKRSECRS